Proteins from a genomic interval of Nautilia sp. PV-1:
- a CDS encoding purine-nucleoside phosphorylase, protein MIISAGKNEIFNFATPIGVGLINSAINLTRICLFQKPEFLIFIGTAGSYGNKKIFDIIETSSASNIENCFLNKNCYTPIENIISFSKDVSRETIINSSNYITTDKEISEKYLKMKIDAENMEFYSVMSVAKEFKIPTLGIFVITNYCNENAHTDYIQNIEKAKKLLIERLVEKNILKEING, encoded by the coding sequence GTGATAATAAGCGCAGGTAAAAATGAAATATTTAATTTTGCCACCCCGATAGGAGTTGGACTTATTAATTCAGCAATTAATCTTACAAGGATCTGTTTATTTCAAAAACCTGAATTTTTAATCTTTATCGGAACGGCCGGAAGCTACGGTAATAAAAAAATTTTTGATATTATAGAGACAAGCAGTGCTTCAAATATTGAGAACTGTTTTTTAAACAAAAACTGTTATACGCCTATAGAAAACATAATAAGTTTTTCAAAAGATGTTTCCCGTGAAACAATTATAAACTCTTCAAACTATATCACCACTGATAAAGAAATATCTGAAAAATACTTGAAAATGAAAATAGATGCGGAAAATATGGAATTTTATTCGGTTATGAGCGTGGCAAAAGAATTTAAAATACCTACACTTGGAATTTTTGTTATAACAAATTACTGTAATGAAAATGCACACACTGACTATATTCAGAATATTGAAAAAGCTAAAAAATTATTAATTGAAAGACTTGTAGAAAAAAATATATTAAAGGAAATTAATGGATAA
- the rlmN gene encoding 23S rRNA (adenine(2503)-C(2))-methyltransferase RlmN: MDKKIFMDYLPDELVDMGIKPKFRVNQLYTWIYRKYVENFDEMQNIPKTLRAELKDKFIINPLELVNHEIASDGTEKFLFKMQDGHTVETVLIKMKDEEIKDGKKKEAKYTVCVSTQVGCKVGCAFCLTAKGGFVRNLSAGEIVAQVWWMKKFKNFDENKALNIVYMGMGEPLDNYENLVKAIKILADQNGMNISPRRQTVSTSGIAPKIKKLGNENLGINLAISLHAVDDKLREELIPLNKAYNIQSVIDAIREFPIDKRKKVMFEYLVIKDVNDDIESAKKLVKLLNGIPSKVNLIYFNPYPGTNFKRPDDETMKKFQDYLINKGIMCTIRKSKGMDISAACGQLREKKLKND, translated from the coding sequence ATGGATAAAAAAATATTTATGGATTATTTACCTGATGAACTGGTAGACATGGGCATAAAACCGAAATTCAGAGTTAATCAGCTTTATACATGGATATATAGAAAATATGTAGAAAACTTTGATGAAATGCAAAATATTCCTAAAACTTTAAGAGCAGAATTAAAAGATAAATTTATAATCAATCCTCTGGAACTGGTAAATCATGAGATAGCAAGCGACGGTACGGAAAAATTCTTGTTTAAAATGCAAGACGGACATACGGTAGAAACCGTATTAATAAAAATGAAAGATGAAGAAATAAAAGACGGAAAGAAAAAAGAGGCAAAATATACCGTTTGTGTTTCAACGCAAGTCGGATGTAAAGTCGGATGTGCATTTTGTTTAACCGCAAAAGGCGGATTTGTAAGAAATTTAAGCGCAGGTGAAATAGTTGCACAGGTATGGTGGATGAAAAAATTTAAAAACTTTGACGAAAATAAAGCGTTAAATATCGTTTATATGGGAATGGGCGAACCGTTAGACAATTATGAAAATTTAGTTAAAGCTATTAAAATCTTAGCCGATCAGAACGGAATGAATATTTCCCCAAGACGCCAGACCGTTTCTACATCAGGAATAGCTCCAAAAATAAAGAAACTCGGAAACGAAAATTTAGGAATAAACTTAGCGATATCATTGCATGCCGTAGATGATAAACTGCGCGAAGAACTGATACCTCTTAATAAAGCATACAACATTCAAAGTGTAATAGACGCTATCAGAGAATTTCCGATTGACAAAAGAAAAAAAGTTATGTTTGAATACCTGGTAATAAAAGATGTAAATGATGATATTGAATCGGCAAAAAAACTTGTAAAGCTTTTAAACGGTATTCCGAGTAAAGTTAATTTAATATATTTTAATCCATATCCCGGAACCAATTTTAAAAGACCTGATGATGAAACTATGAAAAAATTCCAAGA